From the Rhodoferax sp. WC2427 genome, one window contains:
- a CDS encoding LysR family transcriptional regulator has product MDTLKAMQVFVAVVDAGSQTAAADTLGLSRPVVSRFIAELESWTGARLLHRTTRKLSVTPAGSETLQRCRAVLALTTDMQQAVAVPETTPQGLLRITVSTSFGQMQLAAAVADFVKRYPAVSVDLVLLDRAVNLVEERIDLAVRISFELDPNLIARRLTVCRSMVCAAPEYLRMHPPIRRMEDLGAHNCLTHSYYGKTLWHFELDGQPSSVAVGGNLSANESTSLLQAAVAGVGVALLPSFMAAPLVHSGQLVALLPAVQQRELGIYAVYTSRKNMSAALRAMLDFLAERFPPEPPWDAVA; this is encoded by the coding sequence ATGGATACCTTGAAAGCCATGCAGGTGTTTGTGGCCGTGGTGGACGCGGGCAGCCAGACGGCGGCGGCCGATACCCTGGGCCTGTCGCGTCCGGTGGTGTCGCGGTTTATCGCCGAGCTGGAGAGCTGGACCGGGGCGCGCCTGCTGCACCGCACGACCCGCAAGCTCAGCGTCACCCCGGCGGGCAGCGAGACCCTGCAACGCTGCCGGGCGGTGCTGGCATTGACCACCGACATGCAGCAGGCGGTGGCGGTGCCCGAGACCACGCCCCAGGGGCTGCTGCGCATCACGGTCAGCACGTCCTTCGGCCAGATGCAGCTGGCGGCCGCGGTGGCCGACTTTGTGAAACGCTACCCGGCCGTGTCCGTGGATCTGGTGCTGCTGGACCGGGCGGTGAACCTGGTGGAGGAGCGCATCGACCTGGCGGTGCGCATCAGCTTCGAGCTCGACCCGAATTTGATCGCCCGGCGGCTCACGGTATGCCGCTCCATGGTCTGCGCCGCACCCGAGTACCTGCGCATGCACCCGCCCATCCGGCGCATGGAAGACCTGGGCGCGCACAACTGCCTGACGCACTCGTACTACGGCAAGACGCTGTGGCATTTTGAACTGGACGGCCAGCCGTCGTCGGTGGCGGTGGGCGGCAACCTCAGCGCCAACGAATCCACCTCGCTGCTGCAGGCCGCCGTAGCCGGGGTGGGCGTGGCGCTGTTGCCCAGCTTCATGGCCGCACCGCTGGTGCACAGCGGCCAACTGGTGGCCCTGCTGCCTGCGGTGCAACAGCGCGAGCTGGGCATCTACGCCGTCTACACCTCGCGCAAGAACATGTCGGCGGCGCTGCGGGCCATGCTGGACTTTCTGGCCGAGCGCTTTCCGCCCGAGCCGCCATGGGACGCGGTAGCGTGA
- a CDS encoding YkvA family protein, translating into MWKRVSLVWSAARGDARLLWLALQHPQSPPWLKWGAAGIVLYLLSPMDLIPDFIPVAGLLDDLVLVPLAMAWLLKKLPAHIVDDITRRARGGDTAATKVVRKPR; encoded by the coding sequence ATGTGGAAACGTGTCTCGTTGGTCTGGTCTGCCGCCCGGGGCGATGCCCGCTTGCTGTGGCTGGCCTTGCAGCACCCGCAGTCGCCGCCATGGCTGAAGTGGGGCGCGGCGGGCATCGTGCTGTACCTGCTGTCGCCGATGGACCTGATCCCTGACTTCATCCCGGTGGCCGGGCTGCTGGACGACCTGGTGCTGGTGCCGCTGGCCATGGCCTGGCTGCTGAAGAAGCTGCCAGCCCACATTGTGGACGACATCACCCGCCGCGCCCGTGGCGGCGACACGGCTGCAACCAAGGTGGTCCGCAAGCCGCGTTAA
- a CDS encoding PhzF family phenazine biosynthesis protein, with translation MQTLRPFQQVDVFTPTPYQGNPLAVVLDGAGLSDAQMQRFANWTHLSETTFLLPPTDAGRAAGADYRVRIFDPKSELRFAGHPTLGSCHAWLQAGGQPRAAKMVVQECVVGLVPIRRENDRLLFAAPPLKRSAPSAMVLAQVAAALGLKPRDVVAAQMLDNGLPWLGLLLDSPQTVLQLKPDHLALKNTGLVVGVAGLYPQDDAPQLIARSSREARAFGRSAPVDDTPEPQMEVRAFAAAVDVLEDPVTGSLNASLAQWLIADGYAPEQYLVGQGTCLDRAGRVHIERDAQGQVWVGGASVTCISGSVLL, from the coding sequence ATGCAGACCCTCCGCCCCTTCCAGCAAGTCGACGTTTTCACCCCCACCCCCTACCAGGGCAACCCGCTGGCGGTGGTGCTGGACGGCGCGGGCCTGAGCGACGCGCAGATGCAGCGCTTTGCCAACTGGACGCACCTGTCGGAAACCACGTTTCTGCTGCCGCCCACCGACGCGGGCCGGGCGGCGGGGGCGGATTACCGGGTCCGCATCTTCGACCCGAAAAGCGAGCTGCGCTTTGCCGGCCACCCCACGCTGGGCAGTTGCCACGCCTGGCTGCAGGCGGGCGGGCAGCCGCGTGCGGCCAAGATGGTGGTGCAGGAATGCGTGGTAGGACTGGTGCCGATCCGCCGCGAAAATGATCGCCTGCTGTTCGCCGCCCCGCCGCTCAAGCGCAGCGCCCCCAGCGCCATGGTGCTGGCCCAGGTAGCCGCCGCGCTGGGCCTGAAGCCGCGCGACGTGGTGGCCGCGCAGATGCTGGACAACGGCCTGCCCTGGCTAGGTCTGTTGCTCGACAGCCCGCAAACCGTGTTGCAGCTCAAACCCGACCACCTGGCGCTGAAGAACACCGGCCTGGTGGTCGGCGTGGCCGGACTCTACCCGCAAGACGATGCCCCCCAGCTCATCGCCCGCTCCAGCCGCGAAGCCCGCGCCTTTGGCCGCAGCGCGCCGGTGGACGACACCCCCGAGCCGCAGATGGAAGTGCGCGCATTTGCCGCCGCCGTGGACGTGCTGGAAGATCCGGTGACCGGCAGCCTGAACGCCAGCCTGGCCCAGTGGCTGATTGCAGACGGCTATGCGCCCGAGCAGTACCTGGTGGGCCAGGGCACCTGCCTGGACCGCGCAGGCCGGGTGCACATCGAACGCGATGCGCAAGGCCAGGTGTGGGTGGGCGGCGCATCGGTCACCTGCATCAGCGGCAGCGTGTTGCTGTAG
- a CDS encoding PLP-dependent aminotransferase family protein: MSTPSNPWTLAARTHKMNSSAIREILKVTERPGIISFAGGLPSPKTFPVAEFAAACEKVLREDGKGALQYAASEGYGPLREIVAAQLPWKVEPAQVLITTGSQQALDLIGKVLIDKDSKVLVETPTYLGALQAFAPMEPKVVSVACDDEGVDLDDLSAKAPGGRFLYVLPNFQNPTGRTMPEARRAALIERAAALGLPLVEDNPYGDLWFDTPPPAPLTGRNPEGCIYMGSFSKVLAPGLRLGYMIAPKAMMPKLLQAKQAADLHSPSFNQRMVVAVMHDNFLARHVPTIRTLYKAQRDAMLAALTREMPAGTHWNVPDGGMFLWARLPEGVHAVDLLPKAVDKGVAFVPGTAFYADNADPHTIRLSFVTASVEQINIGIKALADAIKTL; encoded by the coding sequence ATGAGCACCCCTTCCAACCCCTGGACCCTCGCCGCCCGCACCCACAAGATGAACTCGTCGGCCATCCGCGAAATCCTCAAGGTCACCGAGCGCCCCGGCATCATCAGCTTTGCCGGCGGCCTGCCCTCGCCCAAGACCTTTCCGGTGGCCGAGTTTGCGGCGGCCTGCGAAAAAGTGCTGCGCGAAGACGGCAAGGGCGCGCTGCAGTACGCCGCCAGCGAAGGCTACGGCCCGCTGCGCGAGATCGTGGCGGCCCAACTGCCCTGGAAGGTGGAACCCGCCCAGGTGCTGATCACCACCGGCTCGCAGCAGGCGCTGGACCTGATTGGCAAGGTGCTGATCGACAAGGACAGCAAAGTGCTGGTGGAAACGCCCACCTACCTGGGCGCGCTGCAGGCCTTTGCGCCCATGGAGCCCAAAGTGGTCAGCGTGGCCTGCGACGATGAGGGCGTGGACCTGGACGACCTCAGTGCAAAAGCCCCCGGTGGTCGTTTTCTGTACGTGCTGCCCAACTTCCAGAACCCCACCGGCCGCACCATGCCCGAAGCCCGCCGCGCCGCGTTGATCGAGCGCGCCGCCGCCCTGGGCCTGCCGCTGGTGGAAGACAACCCCTACGGCGACCTGTGGTTTGACACCCCCCCGCCCGCACCGCTGACGGGCCGCAACCCCGAGGGCTGCATCTACATGGGCTCGTTCTCCAAGGTGCTGGCCCCCGGCCTGCGCCTGGGCTACATGATCGCCCCCAAGGCCATGATGCCCAAACTGCTGCAGGCCAAGCAGGCCGCCGACCTGCACAGCCCCAGCTTCAACCAACGCATGGTGGTGGCGGTGATGCACGACAACTTCCTGGCCCGCCACGTACCCACCATCCGCACACTGTACAAGGCCCAGCGCGATGCCATGCTGGCCGCATTGACCCGCGAGATGCCTGCAGGCACGCACTGGAACGTGCCCGACGGCGGCATGTTCCTGTGGGCCCGCCTGCCCGAAGGCGTGCACGCCGTGGACCTGCTGCCCAAGGCGGTGGACAAGGGCGTGGCCTTCGTGCCCGGCACCGCTTTCTACGCCGACAACGCCGACCCGCACACCATCCGCCTGTCGTTTGTGACGGCCAGCGTGGAGCAGATCAACATCGGCATCAAGGCCCTGGCCGACGCCATCAAGACGCTGTAA
- a CDS encoding LysE family translocator, whose amino-acid sequence MDTQLFAALTLFAFVSSITPGPNNLMLLASGVNHGFRATLPHMAGISTGFFVLLASVGLGLGLLFAQLPQLYLVLKWLGAAYLLTLAWGVATAGEPKDAEATQPLGFWGAAGFQWVNPKAWVMAVGAFSSYVPAHSGSALVVGAAAWFAVIGIPAISLWALCGSRLRHWLRIPRYRRIFNGAMAVLLVASLVPMLA is encoded by the coding sequence ATGGACACCCAACTTTTCGCCGCGCTGACGCTGTTTGCCTTCGTCAGCTCCATCACCCCCGGCCCGAACAACCTGATGCTGCTGGCCTCGGGCGTGAACCATGGGTTTCGCGCCACGCTGCCGCACATGGCGGGCATTTCGACCGGGTTCTTTGTGCTGCTGGCCTCGGTGGGCCTGGGGCTGGGCCTGCTGTTTGCGCAGCTGCCGCAGCTCTACCTGGTGCTGAAATGGCTGGGCGCGGCCTATTTGCTGACTCTGGCCTGGGGCGTGGCCACCGCCGGAGAGCCGAAAGATGCCGAGGCCACCCAGCCGCTGGGCTTCTGGGGCGCGGCGGGCTTCCAGTGGGTCAACCCCAAGGCCTGGGTGATGGCCGTGGGCGCGTTCAGCAGCTATGTGCCCGCCCACAGCGGCAGTGCGCTGGTGGTGGGGGCTGCAGCGTGGTTTGCCGTCATCGGCATCCCGGCCATCAGCCTGTGGGCGCTGTGCGGCAGCCGCCTGCGCCATTGGCTGCGCATCCCGCGCTACCGCCGGATTTTCAACGGCGCCATGGCGGTTTTACTGGTCGCCTCGCTCGTGCCCATGCTGGCTTAG
- a CDS encoding DMT family transporter: protein MTTHTAALSVPMRNTERRGLWLGLLGVVIFALTLPMTRLAVGTPADPQMSGVFVAMGRAALAGGLSALFLFATRAPWPQRQDWVPLLCTASGVVFGFPLLTSIAMRHVEAVHASVIIGVLPLATAVVGALMHRQRPSSGFWLCAVLGSGMVIAFAMLHSGQAGLHLQPADGLLLLAMLLGAVGYGFGGRLAQRMPGEQVICWVLVLALPITLPAALWAQPAQAVPLHAWAGFAYLAVFSQWLGFFAWYRGLALGGTVRVSQVQLVQPFLSMLFAVPLLGETLDAVTLGFGLAVIATVFASKRMPVR from the coding sequence ATGACCACCCACACCGCCGCCTTGTCTGTACCGATGCGCAACACCGAACGCCGCGGCCTGTGGCTGGGCCTGCTGGGGGTGGTGATTTTTGCGCTGACCCTGCCGATGACGCGGCTGGCGGTGGGCACCCCTGCCGACCCACAGATGTCCGGGGTGTTTGTGGCCATGGGCCGGGCCGCGCTGGCGGGCGGCTTGTCGGCGCTGTTCTTGTTCGCCACCCGCGCGCCCTGGCCCCAGCGGCAGGACTGGGTGCCGCTGCTGTGCACCGCCTCGGGCGTGGTGTTTGGCTTCCCGCTGCTCACCTCGATTGCCATGCGGCACGTGGAGGCGGTGCACGCCAGCGTGATCATCGGCGTGCTGCCACTGGCCACGGCGGTGGTGGGCGCGCTGATGCACCGCCAGCGCCCATCCTCCGGCTTCTGGCTGTGCGCCGTACTGGGCAGCGGGATGGTCATTGCGTTTGCCATGCTGCATTCGGGGCAAGCCGGTCTGCACCTCCAGCCCGCCGACGGCCTGCTGCTGCTGGCCATGCTGCTGGGTGCCGTGGGCTATGGCTTTGGCGGGCGCTTGGCGCAGCGCATGCCCGGCGAGCAGGTGATTTGCTGGGTGCTGGTGCTGGCCCTGCCCATCACCCTGCCCGCTGCGCTGTGGGCCCAGCCCGCCCAGGCGGTGCCGCTGCATGCCTGGGCCGGTTTTGCCTACCTGGCGGTGTTTTCGCAGTGGCTGGGCTTTTTTGCCTGGTACCGGGGGCTGGCATTGGGCGGCACGGTGCGCGTCAGCCAGGTGCAACTGGTGCAGCCCTTTTTGAGCATGCTGTTTGCCGTGCCCCTGCTGGGCGAGACGCTGGACGCGGTGACGCTGGGCTTTGGCCTGGCGGTGATTGCCACCGTGTTTGCCAGCAAACGCATGCCCGTTCGTTGA
- a CDS encoding PLP-dependent aminotransferase family protein: protein MLMKTADQTLTEQLASHFAERIRSRLLAAGARLPSVRQCAQQHQVSASTVVAAYDRLLALGLVEARKNRGFYVREMAPVQDLYAREATQNIANPARRPIDATALMRGMFQGDSDTPQPGMGVLPPDWLANSFMPAAVRRVAAGTADFSRRYGDPAGDLGLRQSLSKKLLGLHVPAAPEQIITTVGATHALDIASRTLLRPGDSVMVEEPGWAVEFARLEAMGMRILPVPRNADGPDLEVMARYCEAHSPKLFVSVSVLHNPTGFCLTPGSAHRVLTLANAHDFYIVEDDTYSHLAPEHATRLCVLDGLQRTLYASGFSKILAPGWRVGFLAAPAALVDRLTNTKLLATLTTPSLLEKALAWCIDQGQLRRHSEGVRARLDQARTRSTKLALAAGCSFASEPAGLFGWVETGVDTDALAQRMLDEGYMLAPGALFHANRQPSSLMRINFANTQDAVFWKVFARVRDGA, encoded by the coding sequence ATGTTGATGAAGACCGCCGACCAGACGCTGACCGAGCAGCTTGCCAGCCATTTCGCCGAGCGCATCCGCAGCCGCCTGCTGGCCGCCGGTGCGCGCCTGCCCTCGGTGCGCCAGTGCGCGCAACAGCACCAGGTGAGCGCCTCCACGGTGGTGGCCGCCTACGACCGGCTGCTGGCGCTGGGCCTGGTGGAGGCCCGCAAGAACCGGGGGTTTTATGTGCGAGAAATGGCTCCCGTGCAGGATCTGTATGCGCGAGAAGCTACACAAAATATAGCAAACCCGGCGCGCCGCCCCATCGACGCCACGGCCCTGATGCGCGGCATGTTCCAGGGCGACAGCGACACCCCCCAGCCCGGCATGGGGGTGCTGCCGCCCGACTGGCTGGCCAACAGCTTCATGCCTGCCGCGGTGCGCCGGGTGGCGGCTGGCACGGCCGACTTCTCGCGCCGTTACGGCGACCCGGCGGGCGACCTGGGCCTGCGCCAAAGCCTGTCGAAGAAGCTGCTCGGCCTGCACGTACCCGCTGCGCCAGAGCAGATCATCACCACCGTGGGGGCCACCCACGCGCTGGACATTGCCAGCCGCACCCTGCTGCGCCCCGGCGACAGCGTGATGGTCGAAGAGCCCGGCTGGGCGGTGGAATTTGCCCGGCTGGAGGCCATGGGCATGCGCATCCTGCCGGTGCCGCGCAATGCCGACGGGCCCGACCTGGAGGTGATGGCGCGCTACTGCGAAGCGCACAGCCCGAAGCTGTTTGTGAGCGTGAGCGTGCTGCACAACCCCACCGGCTTTTGCCTCACCCCCGGCAGCGCGCACCGGGTGCTGACCCTGGCCAACGCCCACGACTTCTACATCGTGGAAGACGACACCTACAGCCACCTGGCCCCCGAACACGCCACCCGCCTGTGCGTGCTGGATGGCCTGCAGCGCACCCTGTACGCCAGCGGCTTCTCCAAAATCCTGGCCCCTGGCTGGCGCGTCGGTTTTCTGGCCGCGCCCGCCGCCCTGGTGGACCGCCTGACCAACACCAAGCTGCTGGCTACGCTGACCACCCCGTCCCTGCTGGAAAAAGCCCTGGCCTGGTGCATCGACCAGGGCCAGCTGCGCCGCCACTCCGAGGGCGTGCGCGCCCGCCTTGACCAGGCCCGCACCCGTAGCACCAAGCTGGCCCTGGCCGCAGGCTGCAGCTTTGCCTCCGAGCCCGCAGGCCTGTTCGGCTGGGTCGAGACCGGCGTGGACACCGACGCCCTGGCCCAGCGCATGCTGGACGAGGGCTACATGCTGGCCCCGGGCGCCCTGTTCCACGCCAACCGCCAACCCAGCAGCCTGATGCGCATCAACTTCGCCAACACGCAGGACGCGGTGTTCTGGAAGGTGTTTGCGCGGGTGCGGGACGGTGCGTAG
- a CDS encoding HDOD domain-containing protein, protein MATSVLGSITLGYRPLWNAARSIAAVQLFIDGQADASIDSERLIGSLQDQSKPDAPPLLLSVKSPALLRDLLDHAPARSAAPYWIEVRSEWMGSHAMPQRVQSAHKRGLRLVWRAESDQAPVPELAPCFFTRLLRLSPQAALAALQAAARARAGTPTGVSPVQPGMLYEGIASRLLMEHCLDQQHATALLGWPDEDILHALQRQATAPDHRAMVQLVQAVDDDLPVEKIEALLGMEPILTFRFLAYANSAAVGLRNDVESLRHGLMLLGTSHLKRWLVDQLPQASRDPNLRPVKAAMVLRARLMENLMDSGAEHQLAREIYLCGLFSQIDVLMGEPLGSALHRVPLSSRIYNATVRNTGPYAPLLHIASALEVDNGAAIRALGHEHGMELGDINRALLRTLTG, encoded by the coding sequence ATGGCCACTTCCGTCCTCGGCAGCATTACGCTGGGCTATCGCCCGCTGTGGAATGCTGCGCGCAGCATCGCAGCAGTACAGCTGTTCATCGATGGCCAGGCCGATGCCAGCATCGATTCCGAACGCCTGATCGGCAGCCTGCAAGACCAGAGCAAACCCGACGCACCGCCGCTGCTGCTGTCGGTCAAGTCCCCCGCCCTGCTGCGCGACCTGCTGGACCACGCCCCGGCGCGCTCTGCAGCCCCCTACTGGATCGAGGTACGCAGCGAGTGGATGGGCAGCCACGCCATGCCGCAGCGGGTGCAAAGCGCCCACAAGCGCGGCCTGCGCCTGGTGTGGCGGGCCGAATCCGACCAGGCTCCGGTCCCTGAGCTGGCGCCCTGCTTCTTTACCCGCCTGCTGCGCCTGTCGCCCCAGGCGGCACTGGCCGCTCTGCAGGCGGCCGCCCGCGCCCGCGCAGGCACGCCCACCGGGGTCAGCCCGGTACAGCCCGGCATGCTGTATGAAGGCATTGCCAGCCGCCTGCTGATGGAGCACTGCCTGGACCAGCAGCACGCCACCGCCCTGCTGGGCTGGCCCGACGAAGACATCCTGCACGCCCTGCAGCGCCAGGCCACCGCCCCCGACCACCGTGCCATGGTGCAGCTGGTGCAGGCTGTAGACGACGACCTGCCGGTCGAAAAAATCGAGGCCCTGCTGGGTATGGAACCCATCCTGACCTTCCGCTTCCTGGCTTACGCCAACTCGGCCGCCGTGGGCTTGCGCAACGATGTCGAATCGCTGCGCCATGGCCTCATGCTGCTGGGCACCAGCCATCTCAAACGCTGGTTGGTCGACCAACTGCCCCAGGCCTCGCGCGACCCGAACCTGCGCCCGGTCAAGGCCGCCATGGTGTTGCGCGCCCGGCTGATGGAAAACCTGATGGACTCCGGCGCCGAACACCAGCTGGCCCGTGAAATCTATCTTTGCGGCCTGTTCTCGCAGATCGACGTGCTGATGGGCGAACCCCTGGGCAGCGCCCTGCACCGCGTCCCCCTGAGCAGCCGCATCTACAACGCCACCGTGCGCAACACCGGCCCCTACGCCCCCCTGCTGCACATCGCCAGCGCCCTGGAAGTCGACAACGGTGCCGCCATCCGCGCCCTGGGCCACGAACACGGCATGGAGCTGGGAGACATCAACCGGGCACTGCTGCGCACCCTGACGGGCTAG
- the flgL gene encoding flagellar hook-associated protein FlgL: MSNSFTRLASATGYDNALRNLTTRYATMSALQENMTSGKKILRSSDDPTGAAQAERANTRIDRIKTEQRALDTQVSAITQAESTLGNATDLLTQFRTLVVQAGDGANSPVERDTIAKQLVSIREELLTLANKKDSNGMPLFNGLGSTSAPFETSANGVAPDPDYSYNGLPGQTAASTVAIPFTLDGRAAWMDVPEGNGVFNVSLDPANTGRAFTDIGVVTNASLMATQGTDFTVNFTAPVPPATGATTYTITNNTTATTSAAQTYTEGQSIVMGGISMVVRGTPANGDKLEVNPNATANRPSIFDVLDRAITSMYAVGSTTVGANSNDANFNQEQAISLAQIDTSLEKISASRGKAGDLLTRADRITSTQTDNTIQAKTDKTNAEDIDMIAAAADQSNQQTAYQAALKSYASIQKLSLFNFIS, encoded by the coding sequence ATGAGTAACAGTTTCACCCGCCTCGCCAGCGCCACCGGCTACGACAACGCGCTGCGCAATTTGACCACCCGGTACGCCACCATGTCGGCGCTGCAGGAAAACATGACCTCCGGCAAGAAAATCCTGCGCTCCAGCGACGACCCTACCGGCGCAGCCCAGGCCGAGCGCGCCAACACCCGCATCGACCGCATCAAGACCGAGCAGCGCGCGCTGGACACCCAGGTCAGCGCCATCACCCAGGCCGAATCCACGCTGGGCAACGCCACCGACCTGCTGACCCAATTCCGCACCCTGGTGGTGCAGGCGGGCGACGGTGCCAACAGCCCGGTCGAGCGCGACACCATTGCCAAGCAGCTGGTCAGCATCCGCGAGGAACTGCTGACCCTGGCGAATAAGAAAGACAGCAACGGCATGCCCCTGTTCAATGGCCTGGGCAGTACCTCGGCCCCCTTTGAAACCAGCGCCAACGGGGTAGCGCCCGACCCCGACTACAGCTACAACGGCCTGCCCGGCCAGACCGCCGCCAGCACCGTGGCGATACCGTTCACCTTGGACGGCCGCGCCGCCTGGATGGACGTGCCCGAGGGCAATGGCGTGTTCAACGTCAGCCTGGATCCGGCCAACACCGGACGGGCATTCACCGATATCGGCGTGGTCACCAATGCCTCGCTGATGGCCACCCAAGGCACGGACTTCACGGTGAACTTCACCGCGCCCGTTCCACCGGCCACCGGGGCCACCACCTACACCATCACCAACAACACCACCGCCACCACCTCGGCGGCACAGACCTACACCGAGGGCCAGTCCATCGTGATGGGCGGCATCTCGATGGTGGTGCGCGGCACACCGGCCAATGGCGACAAGCTGGAAGTCAACCCCAACGCCACCGCCAACCGACCCAGCATTTTCGACGTGCTGGACCGCGCCATCACCAGTATGTATGCCGTGGGCTCCACCACCGTTGGCGCCAACAGCAACGACGCCAACTTCAACCAGGAGCAGGCAATTTCACTGGCCCAGATTGACACCAGCCTGGAAAAAATCAGCGCCAGCCGGGGCAAGGCGGGCGACCTGCTGACCCGCGCCGACCGCATCACCAGCACCCAGACTGACAACACCATCCAGGCCAAGACCGACAAAACCAACGCCGAAGACATCGACATGATTGCCGCCGCCGCCGACCAGAGCAACCAGCAAACCGCCTACCAGGCCGCGCTGAAGTCCTACGCCTCGATCCAGAAGCTATCATTGTTTAACTTCATCAGTTAA